One Rhinolophus ferrumequinum isolate MPI-CBG mRhiFer1 chromosome X, mRhiFer1_v1.p, whole genome shotgun sequence genomic window, TTGACTTTTTTCTAAGGTGGTAAGAGGGAGGAACAGAAGCTTGAGGTGCTTAAAGTGCTTGAAGATGCAGCCCAGCCAGCTTTGGTGGGAGACCCCAGCAGAGACCTGAAATGTTTCAGATTGTacatttgcagaaaaaaataaaattatgattccTTCTGGAATGTACAAAGTAGAAGTTCATCTTATTCaacctttcccttccctttctccctaagCTAACAATCAACATGTGTAACTTATTAACATAACTGAGCATAACTATGCAGTCTTTTTACAACTGTTAAATGAacatatttgtcttcttttttccccaaaactttaTTTGCCCAGTTAACAAAACCTCTTttgcttaaaatgttttcataaacatTCTAAAGGCtccatatatttcattgtgttgtGAGTGTAATAAGAAGGATTAAAGTGTAGGGGAAACACGATGATAGTTTGGATGTGATTACTTTCCTATTCTTACTTAATTATTTCAGTATATTAAAACTACTTTAGGTATTTTGACAAAAAGTCAGTGTAGCTCTTTATATCCACTCAGAAGAGAataattctctctatatatttaggCAGTTTGCAACTTGTACTTACAAACGTTGAATTTGGTCTTTGCTCTTTTGCGGGGGGTGGGAGgtagaaaaatgtttctgtttttaccCACTGGATAAATATACCTGTAGGCAAGGCACCGTTCAGTGCTTTAGTCTATGGACTTTTTGAACATTTGTCTTGGCTGCTACACAATTCCCTTGTTAATCATCTCATTTTCCTGCTCAGGTGCCTCTGTTCTGATTCTAGAGCATTATTTGTTAAACTAAATCATCCATAACCCAATTAGGAAGGGGGAAATAAGCCCCTGAGTGCTGAAAAATAAATGCCATAAAATACATGCACTGTAGGTTTCTTCTTATGAGTGTCTCTGCTCAGCCCCAATACAATTCTAGCAAGTTTACCTATCTAATTTCCCAATtcacagataatttaaaaataaagtttggttACTGTGGCTacagcttattattattattaacctttATTGGATGCTACTAGTTGTTAGACACTGTACTAAGCCTTCTGTATGCATGATTTCACTACATCTTTGCAATGACTCTATAAAGTTAATTACAATTAATAGCCCAATTTTACAGTTTCATAAACAGAGTTTTAGACTAAGTTTTAGAAGGACTAAGTAATTTGCCAAATATGTCTGTATTTTGTATAGAAAGGTATATAGGTAACAGTGTGAGGGGCTATATAACAGCCTGATAGcaaaatggtagaaaaaaatacaaaggagaaataaattacaagaagTTGGAAAGCATAGCAATTTGGAGGTATTTATTTGGAGACAGGCCACTTTATACCTCTCAGTAGCTTTCAGAAGGCAACACAGTGTTACAACACAGTAAAGAAATTGGTTTGTGTTAAGTATGACTCCAACCCATTAAAAAATCGATTAAATTATGTTCAAAATCATCTACTTAGGAATGATAAAAGAAGTGTAATGCATCCTATAAAAATTTCTCTCATGTTTTAATTGGTAAGGTAAATGTCAACTGTGTGTTTTGGATTTTCAAAAGGAAGGCTTCAATTATCTGAATAATTCACATACATAGAACATGTTATTTCCTGATAATGGTGGGTTTTATGTGTAGTGTgtttctaaagaataaaacattaaaagggagggaaggactATAACTCAgttgcaaaatattttccttttcttttcaaagccTCTGCATTCAGCTCCAGCTAGTCCAGTCTGTCAATTTACTGTGGTTTGGGTATAGGCCATCACCAGGGTTTATCCCATCATGCTGACTAATGTGGAACTGACCATTTTTAAAGGAGACTTAGGGCCATGAATGACTTGATATGTGATTTGAAGTGGCCAAAGACAATCTCCAATCCCACTCCTTACTAAGATTAAAATAGCTGCTCCTGAGTCTTACCTAAAATGGCCACATGGCCCATGCCCAGGGTATGACTGTGATTTGTCATGAGAACAGAAGGTGAGATCTTGTGCAAGGTCACTTTTCAAGTGGCCAGCCCTTGATGGCCACCTGAGTGCTGCCTAGAGCACCTGAGTGACTCAAAGAAAGATGAGAGCCCTGGGTCAAGACGTTCAGAAGGAGCCAGGGGCACTGCAAGACTGCTGCAAGTACCCGCCAACAAAGTTGGTCTCCTCCACAGTCTTATCCTATTATACCTTGCCTAGATCTGTCCATGgtaaagtttcaaaaaaaaaaacattgcatgGAGGGACCCTAGGGACTGAGTATGTGGGCGGGGGAAGGGCCTGAGGGGCTGCAGGCTGCTCTCTGAATGAGAATTAAACAAACAGCCCAGTGTGGATAGAGAGAGGGGAGGTTACATGAGacagacataaaaaataaagtcccAAACCACTGTGGTCATTCAGAAATGTTTGCAACTTTTCACAAGGGCAATGGTATTACTCCCAATTTCCTggccaaatatttattaatgtaacCAAGGACTGAGTATATGAGGCTGCCTCACATCGGCGCAGCATCCTACTTTCCTTGCGGCTCTAAACTGTGAGgtactgtcaaaaaaaaaaacaaaaaaaaaaaaaactcttccaCACTCAAAATAACTACGTTACAGAGGAGAGTTGGAAGGCGTTCTGGGAGTGGGTGTGCTTGTTTGAGCTCAGTGTGTGCAGAAAAGGCAAGCCTCCACAGACATTCACACACTTCCCTCCTCAGCGATGGGTATGCAGACAGCCGAGCTCTTGGACTAAGTCTCTGAATGGTAACGtacctttataaaaattattttcttaactattttgagcaattttataaataacatgcATGTGTCTGCTgagcacatatacacatatatatttagtcaacttttgcttgttttctccTGAGGCTGGTCTTGTGCGGTTACTTATGTGGTACAATTTCTGAGGTGTCAGAAAGAGCTCCCCCTTACCTCCTACCCCAGCCACCCAAAAATATCTCTTGGGTTGGCCCACCACAGAGCCTAAAATGCCCACATTGCTCAAACATTTGAGTCAGTCATTGAAAGCAGCTGTTAAAATCCAAGTGCTACATTGGGATATTAGGCAGACAGAAATCAAAGACtatgtaaaaacagaaaagaatatggagaaattgaTTCTAATATAATGTTAAGTTTCAAAAGAAGAATGCAAAATTACATACAGTCTGGGTCAGATGCTGTTCATAAAATGTCATGGGGTCAGAGCCAGCATATATGACCCAACTGGTGAATATGAGCCTATAGTAAAAGAAATCCAGCAGTGTTGGTCAGGTTTtgctcttatttattttgaatgaatgcTTTCCAAAATTTCTGATCCTCAGATCCTACTCTCTTCACAGTGTATCTGATACCTCCCTTTGCTGATCTCTGGAGGCTCCCAGTAACCTCCTGGTAATCAAACTTGGCAGGGCTCAAATCTCCACCTCCTAGAAAATTCAAGGAGCCTGACATCTGCCTGTGAGGAGCTTTTTGAAAGACCTCACAAGAGCCCACCCAATCTCTCTTGGCAGCAAACTGACAAACCGAGCCCATTTCCTCAAAAGATGGTAGAGGACTTAGCAGCCTCCTATATTGCTCTGAAATTGGAGAATGAAATTCTGCAGGCCCAAGTGCAGAGGCTGATGGAAGAAAATGCTGCCCTCCAGGCCCAGATCCCAGAGCTCCAGAAACCCCAAGCAGCCAAGGAGGATGAACCACTCCAGAAGCCCTCAGAGACCCAGGAGTCCCCCAAGCCCCAAGAGTCCCTGGATCCCCCAGAGTTTGAGGAGACCCAGAAGCCCAGAGAACCCCAGGAGCTCCCAGCCTGGGGGTCTCCAGCAGCCCAGGAGACTCAGGTGACCCCAATAGCCCAGGAGACCCAGAAGTCTTTAAAGCCTGCAGCAGCCCCAGAGTCCCTAGAGCTCCTAGCAACCCAGGAGCCCCAGGCACTTCCAATGGTCCATGGGTTCTCAGCAGCCTGGAATTTCCAAAAGCCTCCAGAGGCTAAAGAGCCCCAGAAGACTGCAGTGGCCCAGGAGGCCCATAAGCCCCCAGAAACCAAGGAGGTCCAGAAGTCCCCAGATACCCAGGATGCCCCAGAGGCCCAGGAGCCCCAGAATTCAGAGCCCCAGTATTCCCCAAATGCCCAGGAGCTCCAGGAGGCACCAGAATACCAGGAGACTTCGATACACCTGGAGCCCCTTGAGCCTCTCAAGTCTCAAGTATCCCAGGAGTCCCTGGATCCTTCAGATATCCAGGAGTTCCTAGAGCTCTCAGCACCCCAAGAGTCCCTGGAGGACCGAATCACTATTGAGACATCAGCAGCCTCAGAGTTCCCACAGTCCCCTAATGGGTTAGAAGCTGAAGCTTTCCCCTTAGAATACCCTTTAGCCTTCAATGGGGATGCCCATAAGCTTCCTGAGTTCCTGGTTCAATTGAATAGTTACATGAGAGTCAAAGGGCACCTGTACCCCACTGAAGCTGCCCTGGTGAGCTTTGTTGGCAACCGCTTCTCAGGAGAGGCAGGAAGGTGGTTCCAGCCCTTAGTAGATATCCAAAGCCCCCTGCTGGAGCAATTTGAAAGTTTCATACGAGTGCTCCAGTATACTTTTGACAATCCAGAAAACATGGAAGATGCCAACCACCGCATCCGTCAGCTCTGCCAAGGGGAGGACCCTGTCCACCAGTATGCGACCCACTTCTACCTCATTGCTCAAGAGCTAAACTGGGAGGAAAGCACTCTTTGCATCCAATTTCAGGAAGGGCTTCCCAGTTCTATCCGAAATGAATTGTCTCACACAAGCCCAGCTACCAACCTATCTGATATGATCACCCAGTGCATCAGCCTAGAAGAAAAGCTAAGTGGTAAGCCTGATCCAAATCCACAAGGGGCAAGTTCCTCTGAAGAGAGAGGTGGGCCTGAGAGACCATCAGCTGAAAACCAGCCTGTGCAGGCTGCAAGCAATCGTCCACACCTCAGTGAAGCTGAACGGGTCCGCCGCCGTGAAGGCCACTTGTGCCTCTACTGTGGTCATCCTGGTCATTTTGCCAGAGATTGCCCTGTCAAGCCTCATCGTGCCCAGCAGGCGGGAAACATGGAGGCCCGGCGGTAAGGGGGAACCCCGGCGGGCCAATCTACAAATATGCATCCCCCTCACTTCCAGTATCCATGTCCCATACCCTATGGCTTACTGTTGAAATTCGACTGGGAAGACGACAATTCTTTGAGCAAGCAATGGTGGATTCAGGCTCTTACAGAAACAGCATTGACCATTCTGTGGTCCTTCGAGAGAAGCTGCCCATCCGCAATAACATCTTCCCTCTGATGCTGGAAACAGTAGATGGCCGTCCACTGATTAATGGACCCATAACCAAGGAAACACCACCTGTCGAAGTTAAAATTGGAAACCACATTGAAGAGATCCAGTTTGATATTATTCATGCACTAAGATACCCTCTGATTCTTGGAATCCACTGGCTTGAAACACATGACCCAAATATTGAGTGGAGTAGCCGCACTGTGTCCTTTCCATCTCGTTATTGTCACTACAATTGCTTCAGGCACAGGTGGAATAGAAGACATCATGATG contains:
- the RTL3 gene encoding retrotransposon Gag-like protein 3, whose protein sequence is MVEDLAASYIALKLENEILQAQVQRLMEENAALQAQIPELQKPQAAKEDEPLQKPSETQESPKPQESLDPPEFEETQKPREPQELPAWGSPAAQETQVTPIAQETQKSLKPAAAPESLELLATQEPQALPMVHGFSAAWNFQKPPEAKEPQKTAVAQEAHKPPETKEVQKSPDTQDAPEAQEPQNSEPQYSPNAQELQEAPEYQETSIHLEPLEPLKSQVSQESLDPSDIQEFLELSAPQESLEDRITIETSAASEFPQSPNGLEAEAFPLEYPLAFNGDAHKLPEFLVQLNSYMRVKGHLYPTEAALVSFVGNRFSGEAGRWFQPLVDIQSPLLEQFESFIRVLQYTFDNPENMEDANHRIRQLCQGEDPVHQYATHFYLIAQELNWEESTLCIQFQEGLPSSIRNELSHTSPATNLSDMITQCISLEEKLSGKPDPNPQGASSSEERGGPERPSAENQPVQAASNRPHLSEAERVRRREGHLCLYCGHPGHFARDCPVKPHRAQQAGNMEARR